TTCTTTACATTTTATCCGAGGGAGAAATGTGCACCTGTCATCTCGCCGAAGTGCTCGAAATGAGCTTGCCGGCGATTTCACATCATCTGCGCCTCTTACGCCTAACCCGCTTAGTGAGGAGCAGAAGAGAAGGAAAAATGGTCTACTATGCGCTAGATGACGAGCATGTCCTGCACCTCATTCGCGAGGCGCAGGCGCATTTTGCGGAAGAACGCTAACAGAAAGGGCGCGATCACATTGAAGCACCATGAAGCCGAACAGCACGAATGTGCAAAGTGCTCGCTCGAACAGCCACTTGAAGGCAGTCGCTCTGCCTCTAACCAGAGGCTCATTCCGATTGGTCTCTCGCTCTCTTTACTCGTCGTGGGCATGCTTATGCCGCCTCTCCCGCTGTGGTCTGTGCTCGTCCTGTCTATATCGTACATCATCGTAGGCTGGCCCATTATCCGCCATGCGGGGCGGAATATCTTGCGTGGTCAAGTTTTTGACGAATATGGCTTAATGACAATTGCCACTTTTGGGGCCATAGCCCTCGGTGAATTCCCAGAGGCTGTCGCTGTGATGGTATTCTTTTCGATAGGCGAATATTTTCAAGAGCGCGCCGTAGATAATTCGCGCCGCTCCATAAAAGCGCTCTTAAGCTTGCGCCCTGACTATGCCAACTTAAAAAATGGCGAGGTAGTCACCGCTGTCGCCCCAGAGAGCGTCAGCGTGGGGCAAGTGATTGTTGTCAGGCCGGGCGAGCGGGTACCACTCGACGGTATAGTGCGCGAAGGTGAGTCCTTACTC
The sequence above is drawn from the Bacillota bacterium genome and encodes:
- a CDS encoding winged helix-turn-helix transcriptional regulator, which encodes MAVTKNSGLEPCSTHFAPATLESLKEKILEVVGLSELFKVLADETRTQILYILSEGEMCTCHLAEVLEMSLPAISHHLRLLRLTRLVRSRREGKMVYYALDDEHVLHLIREAQAHFAEER
- a CDS encoding HAD-IC family P-type ATPase, which translates into the protein MTSMSCTSFARRRRILRKNANRKGAITLKHHEAEQHECAKCSLEQPLEGSRSASNQRLIPIGLSLSLLVVGMLMPPLPLWSVLVLSISYIIVGWPIIRHAGRNILRGQVFDEYGLMTIATFGAIALGEFPEAVAVMVFFSIGEYFQERAVDNSRRSIKALLSLRPDYANLKNGEVVTAVAPESVSVGQVIVVRPGERVPLDGIVREGESLLDTSPLTGESIPRVVTVGHEILAGTINQAGLLEVEVTKIYANSTVAKILELVEQASERKASTERFITSFARYYTPAVVVGAALLALLPPLLIPGQTFAVWVYRALVMLVISCPCALVVSVPLSYFGGIGAASRQGILSRL